From Erigeron canadensis isolate Cc75 chromosome 8, C_canadensis_v1, whole genome shotgun sequence, one genomic window encodes:
- the LOC122578888 gene encoding photosystem I reaction center subunit V, chloroplastic encodes MATSLLSAPTFQGLRPVNKLATDSSLLLKPNTLSLPAAKKSSCRRIIKAELNPSLVISLSTGLSLFLGRFVFFNFQRENVAKQGLPEQNGVTHFEAGDTRAKEYVSLLKSNDPVGFNIVDVLAWGSIGHIVAYYILATSSNGYDPNFF; translated from the coding sequence ATGGCCACCAGTTTGTTATCAGCGCCAACTTTCCAAGGTCTCCGACCAGTCAACAAATTAGCCACCGACTCCTCCTTGCTCCTAAAACCCAACACACTTTCCCTTCCAGCAGCAAAGAAGTCGTCATGTCGTCGTATCATCAAGGCGGAGCTGAACCCGTCTTTGGTGATCAGTCTGAGCACCGGTCTGTCCCTCTTCTTGGGAAGGTTCGTCTTCTTTAACTTCCAAAGAGAGAACGTGGCTAAGCAAGGACTCCCTGAACAAAACGGAGTGACCCATTTCGAGGCAGGGGATACCCGGGCTAAGGAGTATGTTAGTCTTTTGAAGTCCAACGACCCGGTCGGATTCAACATAGTTGATGTACTTGCATGGGGTTCTATTGGACATATTGTGGCTTACTATATCTTGGCCACTTCTAGCAATGGTTATGATCCCAACTTCTTTTAA